From Actinopolymorpha cephalotaxi, one genomic window encodes:
- a CDS encoding peptide ABC transporter substrate-binding protein: protein MRMARVLAVGAATMLAVSACASGNSGDGAEAAKKSVLHSALGQSVDTLLPADSNVGDNIGVDDVLFSGLVRYDIDTGKPYNYMAQSITSTDNKTWTIKIKKGWTFQNGEPVDAAAYARAWNAAAYGPNAFANNYFFDKVAGYDTMQGEVEEDDDGNVKVLKKPSATELSGLKVVDAQTLQVTLNSQFAAFPTILGYTGFFPMAEKCAKDLRACATKPIGNGPFKVTSWDRGQKLVAERWKGYKGAEKPSYDRIEWREYGENEVSWPDFQSGDVDLSAPPPEQWASAMNDPELKKRMVKRPTTALTFLAFPLYAGKPWTDPNFRKAVSLAIDVDTIIKQVAPGRYTRATGWVPTTVFGGRKNVCDSCRYDPAEAKKLLAQAGGWPKGKVMKIALGSDTTQEAIFKAIGDQLKLNLGINYSLVPSEEFFSLRSARKFQGPFRNNWYADYNLNENYLRPVYASGDPKKGNTNFGYYDKKFEAKLDEADQADNTADAVRLYQQAEDILAADFPTVPLYVSDSVTFYGDHLGNVKLNPFSGAVDLRILKIAK, encoded by the coding sequence GCGTCGACACGCTCCTGCCGGCCGACTCCAACGTGGGCGACAACATCGGCGTCGACGACGTCCTCTTCTCCGGGCTGGTGCGCTACGACATCGACACCGGCAAGCCCTACAACTACATGGCGCAGAGCATCACCTCGACCGACAACAAGACCTGGACGATCAAGATCAAGAAGGGCTGGACGTTCCAGAACGGCGAGCCGGTCGACGCCGCCGCCTACGCCCGGGCCTGGAACGCCGCGGCCTACGGGCCCAACGCCTTCGCCAACAACTACTTCTTCGACAAGGTAGCCGGCTACGACACGATGCAGGGCGAGGTCGAGGAGGACGACGACGGCAACGTCAAGGTCCTGAAGAAGCCGTCGGCCACCGAGCTGTCCGGCCTGAAGGTCGTCGACGCCCAGACCCTGCAGGTCACGCTCAACTCCCAGTTCGCCGCCTTCCCGACCATCCTGGGCTACACCGGCTTCTTCCCGATGGCGGAGAAGTGCGCCAAGGACCTCCGCGCCTGCGCGACCAAGCCGATCGGCAACGGCCCGTTCAAGGTCACGTCGTGGGACCGCGGCCAGAAGCTCGTCGCGGAACGCTGGAAGGGCTACAAGGGCGCCGAGAAGCCGTCGTACGACCGCATCGAGTGGCGGGAGTACGGCGAGAACGAGGTGTCCTGGCCCGACTTCCAGTCCGGCGACGTCGACCTGTCCGCCCCGCCCCCCGAGCAGTGGGCGTCGGCGATGAACGACCCCGAGCTGAAGAAGCGGATGGTGAAGCGGCCGACCACGGCGCTGACCTTCCTCGCCTTCCCGCTCTACGCCGGCAAGCCCTGGACCGACCCGAACTTCCGCAAGGCCGTCTCCCTCGCGATCGACGTCGACACGATCATCAAGCAGGTCGCGCCGGGCCGCTACACCCGGGCGACCGGCTGGGTTCCGACCACCGTGTTCGGTGGCCGCAAGAACGTCTGCGACTCCTGCCGGTACGACCCGGCCGAGGCCAAGAAGCTGCTCGCCCAGGCCGGCGGCTGGCCCAAGGGCAAGGTGATGAAGATCGCGCTCGGCTCCGACACGACGCAGGAGGCGATCTTCAAGGCCATCGGCGACCAGCTCAAGCTGAACCTCGGCATCAACTACTCGCTGGTGCCGAGCGAGGAGTTCTTCAGCCTGCGGTCCGCGCGGAAGTTCCAGGGCCCGTTCCGGAACAACTGGTACGCCGACTACAACCTGAACGAGAACTACCTGCGGCCGGTCTACGCCAGCGGTGACCCGAAGAAGGGCAACACGAACTTCGGCTACTACGACAAGAAGTTCGAGGCGAAGCTGGACGAGGCCGACCAGGCGGACAACACCGCCGACGCGGTCCGGCTCTACCAGCAGGCCGAGGACATTCTCGCCGCCGACTTCCCGACCGTGCCGCTCTACGTCAGCGACTCCGTGACGTTCTACGGCGACCATCTCGGCAACGTGAAGCTCAACCCCTTCAGCGGCGCGGTCGACCTTCGCATCCTGAAGATCGCCAAGTAA
- a CDS encoding ABC transporter permease — MGSYIARRVLQGVFTLFLVFFLLHLLTTLAIQINGNPALAFFGDKIPSKSQLVEVEKRYHLDDPCFEQFGNPCVRPFLERLNGYAHGDFGSNLRGDQQITAMVATAAPNTLRLFAVVTVTWLIGGMLLGSLAARHRGRAPDYSIRFLSILIDAFPVFVMLLVYKYILAVPIERWMSRQTGEDSLATLMFKPSFDPDHPWATVIVPGVLLGITGSAAFIRLVRASQLETYNADHVRTARAKGLRETRVTLFHIVRNSSIPVVTAIGFVFADALAGAVITEGLMNIYGMGGLLWRSVRESEVSVVVGTVALLAVVVLTVNVLVDLAYAVLDPRIRYD, encoded by the coding sequence ATGGGCAGCTACATCGCTCGACGGGTGCTGCAGGGTGTCTTCACGCTGTTCCTCGTGTTCTTCCTGCTGCACCTGCTGACGACGCTCGCCATCCAGATCAACGGCAACCCCGCGCTGGCGTTCTTCGGTGACAAGATCCCCAGCAAGTCCCAGCTGGTGGAGGTGGAGAAGCGGTACCACCTCGACGACCCGTGCTTCGAGCAGTTCGGCAACCCCTGCGTCAGACCGTTCCTCGAGCGGCTGAACGGCTACGCACACGGGGACTTCGGGTCCAACCTGCGCGGCGACCAGCAGATCACCGCCATGGTCGCCACCGCCGCGCCGAACACCCTGCGGCTGTTCGCCGTCGTGACCGTCACCTGGCTGATCGGCGGCATGCTGCTCGGCTCCCTCGCGGCGCGCCACCGCGGCCGGGCGCCGGACTACTCCATCCGGTTCCTCAGCATCCTGATCGACGCGTTCCCCGTCTTCGTGATGCTGCTCGTCTACAAGTACATCCTGGCCGTGCCGATCGAGCGGTGGATGAGCCGGCAGACGGGCGAGGACAGCCTGGCCACGTTGATGTTCAAGCCGTCGTTCGACCCCGACCACCCGTGGGCGACCGTGATCGTCCCGGGCGTCCTGCTCGGGATCACCGGGTCGGCCGCCTTCATCCGCCTGGTCCGCGCCAGCCAGCTGGAGACCTACAACGCCGACCACGTACGCACCGCCCGGGCGAAGGGGCTCCGCGAGACCCGGGTCACCCTCTTCCACATCGTCCGCAACTCCTCGATCCCGGTGGTGACCGCGATCGGGTTCGTCTTCGCCGACGCGCTCGCCGGCGCGGTCATCACCGAGGGGCTGATGAACATCTACGGCATGGGCGGCCTGCTGTGGCGCTCGGTGCGCGAGAGCGAGGTCTCGGTGGTCGTCGGCACCGTCGCCCTGCTGGCAGTCGTCGTCCTCACCGTCAACGTGCTGGTCGACCTGGCCTACGCCGTCCTGGACCCGAGGATCCGCTATGACTGA
- a CDS encoding ABC transporter permease: MTDPATAASVTPRTRAGEVSRSPWSDAFQTLVRRPPVILATLVVAFFVLVGVFPTLFTRTDPQRCDIAQSKIRPQWFDGPHPFGTDLHGCDLLAQLVHGARPSLLLAVIVVVTSVVVGVVLGALAGYYLGAVDAIISRALEVFLVVPLLLAALLVLSIFRNVHFGDGQFAVLAPPAIVLTMFAWMGYTRYTRASVLEAKNLDYVMAARVLGASDFRIIFRHILPNAIAPVTALIPTAVAGIIAAEATLAFLGIGVRPPAISWGIMISSNADWFTGGYPYLLLFPLGCLIATILSLVVLGDSLRDALDPKLR, translated from the coding sequence ATGACTGATCCGGCCACCGCCGCGAGCGTCACGCCCCGCACCCGAGCCGGTGAGGTCTCGCGGTCGCCGTGGTCGGACGCCTTCCAGACCCTCGTACGCCGGCCGCCGGTCATCCTCGCCACGCTGGTGGTGGCGTTCTTCGTGCTGGTGGGGGTGTTCCCGACCCTGTTCACCCGGACCGACCCGCAGCGCTGCGACATCGCCCAGTCGAAGATCCGGCCGCAGTGGTTCGACGGGCCGCACCCGTTCGGCACCGACCTGCACGGCTGCGACCTGCTGGCCCAGCTCGTGCACGGCGCCCGGCCCTCGCTGCTCCTCGCGGTGATCGTGGTGGTCACGTCGGTCGTCGTCGGCGTGGTGCTCGGCGCCCTGGCCGGCTACTACCTCGGCGCCGTCGACGCGATCATCTCCCGGGCGCTGGAGGTCTTCCTCGTCGTACCGCTGCTGCTCGCCGCGCTGCTGGTGCTGTCCATCTTCCGCAACGTGCACTTCGGCGACGGGCAGTTCGCCGTGCTCGCCCCGCCCGCGATCGTGCTGACGATGTTCGCCTGGATGGGCTACACCCGCTACACCCGGGCGAGTGTGCTGGAGGCGAAGAACCTCGACTACGTGATGGCCGCTCGCGTGCTCGGGGCGTCGGACTTCCGGATCATCTTCCGGCACATCCTGCCCAACGCCATCGCGCCGGTGACCGCGCTGATCCCGACCGCGGTCGCGGGGATCATCGCCGCCGAGGCGACGCTGGCGTTCCTGGGCATCGGGGTGCGGCCGCCCGCGATCAGCTGGGGGATCATGATCTCCAGCAACGCCGACTGGTTCACCGGCGGCTATCCGTACCTCCTGCTGTTCCCGTTGGGGTGCCTGATCGCGACCATCCTGTCCCTTGTCGTACTCGGTGACTCCCTGCGCGACGCCCTCGACCCGAAGCTGAGGTGA
- a CDS encoding ABC transporter ATP-binding protein translates to MAEPLLEVENLVKHFPVRVGFVVKRTVGHVQAVDGLDLTLARGETLGLVGESGCGKSTLAKLLVGVEKPTSGTIRVDGEDVTGLRRSGVRRMRRNIQMVFQDPYTSLNPRMSVGAIVGEPYAIHPDAIPSQGKENAVKELLDLVGLNPDHLNRYPHQFSGGQRQRIGIARALALRPKVLICDEPVSALDVSIQGQVINLLQRLQEELGLAYLFIAHDLSVVRHIAHRVSVMYLGRIVEQGSDAQVYDHSMHPYTQGLLSAVPVPDPTLRGRRDEIVLEGDVPSPTDPPPGCRFHPRCWRAREIDPAGPESCRTQDPALRVREGGEHPVACHFAQVRDVLHKRA, encoded by the coding sequence ATGGCTGAGCCTCTGCTCGAGGTCGAGAACCTCGTCAAGCACTTCCCGGTCCGGGTCGGCTTCGTCGTCAAGCGCACGGTCGGCCACGTGCAGGCCGTCGACGGGCTCGACCTCACGCTGGCACGCGGCGAGACGCTCGGGCTGGTGGGGGAGTCCGGCTGCGGGAAGTCCACGCTGGCCAAACTCCTTGTCGGGGTGGAGAAGCCGACCAGCGGCACGATCCGGGTCGACGGCGAGGACGTCACCGGGCTGCGGCGCTCGGGAGTGCGGCGGATGCGGCGCAACATCCAGATGGTGTTCCAGGATCCCTACACCTCACTGAACCCGCGGATGTCGGTGGGCGCCATCGTGGGTGAGCCGTACGCCATCCATCCCGACGCGATTCCCAGTCAGGGAAAGGAGAACGCGGTCAAGGAGCTGCTGGACCTGGTCGGCCTCAACCCCGACCACCTCAACCGCTACCCCCACCAGTTCTCCGGTGGCCAGCGGCAGCGGATCGGGATCGCGCGGGCGCTGGCACTCCGGCCGAAGGTGCTGATCTGCGACGAACCCGTGTCCGCACTGGACGTGTCGATCCAGGGCCAGGTCATCAACCTGCTGCAGCGGCTGCAGGAAGAGCTCGGGCTGGCGTACCTCTTCATCGCCCACGACCTGTCCGTCGTCCGGCACATCGCCCACCGGGTCTCGGTCATGTACCTCGGCCGGATCGTCGAGCAGGGCAGCGACGCGCAGGTCTACGACCACTCGATGCACCCCTACACGCAGGGCCTGCTGTCGGCGGTCCCGGTGCCCGACCCGACGTTGCGCGGCCGGCGGGACGAGATCGTGCTGGAGGGCGACGTACCCTCGCCGACCGACCCGCCGCCGGGGTGCAGGTTCCACCCACGGTGCTGGCGCGCGCGGGAGATCGACCCGGCGGGCCCGGAGTCCTGCCGTACGCAGGATCCGGCGCTGCGGGTCAGGGAGGGCGGTGAGCATCCGGTCGCCTGCCACTTCGCCCAGGTGCGCGACGTCCTCCACAAGCGCGCCTGA
- a CDS encoding ABC transporter substrate-binding protein, translated as MRETPDTHQLRSYTRTRREALRLAGLGLGLAATSVSGCDALSTKPSGKAANTGGRSRPAGVTQKEAPDLAARAKKGDLPPLRERLPSAPMVLTPTEEAGRYGGRLKLLGLHQTVDVNTTIGYENLVRWKAGIRTDLTADQIVPNVARKVDVNDDGTEFTFSLRPGMKWSDGKPFGADDIVFWYESVASNRELTPVPIDWLTTGDQPFRVEKKDDHTVVFRFPRPNGLLLVNLATQRGTVVTDFPAHYLKAFHPDHAHDVGKLAKDAGKDTWVDLFWSKANRPENAERPVIDAWQLTEAVADSKRPVAERNPYYWKTDTDGRQLPYLDSVAFELVQDDETAVLKATNGDFHLIDTGINVLRNKPVFARSREKAKYHFFETIPQQMNQMIVMTNLTHRDPALRKIFADRDFRVGLSYAINRQEIINAVFQRQGEPWQAAPRPESPYYNEKLAKQYTEHDPALAGRHLDKVLPDKDSDGFRLRPDGKRLFFQVEVTTGFPDLVDALELIRGHWRAVGVDIRVKSEDQSLFFERMDANAHDACVWIGGGGLGSTMDPFYYVPYNFNTRYAMPWYFWYADPRDKRAEEPPPGTRRQVGLYRQLLTTTDRGRQDALMRQILQIAAEEFYCMGIALREREYGIAADQLRNTPKECVTGWLHANLMPADPQQYYLGGS; from the coding sequence ATGCGGGAGACGCCGGACACCCACCAGCTCCGTTCGTACACACGCACCAGACGCGAAGCGCTTCGGCTCGCCGGGCTCGGTCTCGGGCTCGCCGCCACGTCCGTCTCCGGATGTGACGCGCTGTCGACCAAGCCGTCCGGGAAGGCGGCGAACACCGGCGGCCGGTCGCGTCCTGCCGGGGTGACGCAGAAGGAGGCGCCGGACCTCGCCGCGCGAGCGAAGAAGGGCGACCTGCCGCCCCTCCGCGAACGCCTTCCGTCCGCGCCGATGGTGCTCACGCCGACGGAGGAGGCCGGCCGGTACGGCGGACGGCTGAAGCTGCTCGGACTGCACCAGACGGTCGACGTGAACACCACGATCGGCTACGAGAACCTCGTGCGCTGGAAGGCGGGCATCCGGACCGACCTGACCGCCGACCAGATCGTCCCCAACGTCGCCCGGAAGGTCGACGTGAACGACGACGGCACGGAGTTCACGTTCTCGCTGCGCCCGGGCATGAAGTGGTCGGACGGGAAGCCGTTCGGCGCGGACGACATCGTGTTCTGGTACGAGAGTGTCGCCTCCAACCGTGAGCTCACCCCCGTGCCCATCGACTGGCTCACGACCGGCGACCAGCCGTTCCGGGTGGAGAAGAAGGACGACCACACCGTGGTGTTCCGCTTCCCCCGGCCCAACGGCCTGCTCCTGGTCAACCTCGCCACCCAGCGCGGCACGGTCGTCACCGACTTCCCGGCGCACTACCTGAAGGCGTTCCATCCCGACCACGCGCACGACGTCGGCAAGCTCGCGAAGGACGCCGGCAAGGACACCTGGGTCGACCTCTTCTGGTCCAAGGCCAACCGGCCGGAGAACGCCGAGCGGCCGGTGATCGACGCCTGGCAGCTCACCGAGGCCGTCGCCGACTCCAAGCGGCCGGTGGCCGAACGGAATCCGTACTACTGGAAGACCGACACCGACGGCCGGCAGCTGCCCTACCTCGACAGCGTCGCCTTCGAACTCGTGCAGGACGACGAGACCGCCGTTCTCAAGGCGACCAACGGCGACTTCCACCTGATCGACACCGGCATCAACGTGCTCCGCAACAAGCCGGTCTTCGCCCGCAGCCGGGAGAAGGCGAAGTACCACTTCTTCGAGACGATCCCGCAGCAGATGAACCAGATGATCGTCATGACCAACCTGACGCACCGCGACCCCGCGCTGCGGAAGATCTTCGCCGACAGGGACTTCCGGGTCGGGCTGTCGTACGCGATCAACCGGCAGGAGATCATCAACGCGGTCTTCCAGCGGCAGGGCGAGCCGTGGCAGGCCGCCCCACGGCCGGAATCGCCGTACTACAACGAGAAACTCGCCAAGCAGTACACCGAACACGATCCCGCGCTGGCCGGCCGCCACCTGGACAAGGTCCTTCCGGACAAGGACTCCGACGGCTTCCGGCTGCGGCCGGACGGGAAGAGGCTGTTCTTCCAGGTCGAGGTGACGACCGGGTTTCCCGACCTCGTCGACGCCCTCGAACTCATCCGGGGACACTGGCGTGCGGTCGGCGTGGACATCCGGGTCAAGAGCGAGGACCAGTCGCTGTTCTTCGAGCGCATGGACGCCAACGCCCACGACGCGTGCGTCTGGATCGGCGGCGGCGGGCTGGGCTCCACGATGGACCCCTTCTACTACGTGCCGTACAACTTCAACACCCGCTACGCGATGCCGTGGTACTTCTGGTACGCCGACCCCAGGGACAAGCGGGCGGAGGAGCCGCCGCCCGGGACCCGACGCCAGGTCGGGTTGTACCGGCAGCTGCTGACCACGACCGACCGCGGACGCCAGGACGCGCTGATGCGGCAGATCCTCCAGATCGCGGCCGAGGAGTTCTACTGCATGGGAATCGCGCTGCGGGAAAGGGAGTACGGCATCGCCGCCGACCAGTTGCGCAACACGCCCAAGGAGTGCGTCACCGGCTGGCTGCACGCCAACCTGATGCCGGCCGACCCGCAGCAGTACTACCTCGGCGGCAGCTGA